The stretch of DNA TAATCCCAATTATTATCCCCAAAAGTTATATTAACCTGTATAATTTTGGATTTGCTTCAAGTCAAGGTTTACCACAAGTTTCTGAAAATTTATTTACACAAATTCCATTTCAATTGGTTTTAGGCAAAGGAGAACATCAACAAATTTACCAAGCTAGGATTGTCGATTTTACCACCAAAATCAACACGATTTTAGTCCCTGAAAATTTTATGCAGTGGGCCTATCAGACCTTTGCTCCTCAACAAAAATCAGAAGCATCTCGTATCATAATTGAAACAACGAATGACGGTTCAATAAATTACACAAATTATTTAGAACAACAGAATTACGATTTGAATAAAGATGAATTAAAAAACAATGAACTAACGGGTTATCTAAAATTAACTTTTAGTTTGGTTGTTTTTATTGGAGGAATTATTGTTTTATCTACCATTTGGTTAATGATTATCAACTTCCAGTTGTTGATTGAAAAAAATAAACACAAAATCAAAGATTTGCATTTAATCGGTTTTTCATCTTCACAGTTGGTAAAACCTTATTTCATTCTTATGGCGGTGTTTATCATTATTGGTTTTTTAATCAGCGTTCCACTGGTTTGGCAAACGAATCAATATATTCTAGAAAAAATAGGTGGATTTGTACCCATAGAAGAGTCCAATGTAGGTTTAATTTTAATGGGGAGCGGATTTGTATTGCTTTTCATTATAGGGTGTAATATGATGATTCTGCAACGCACAATTCAACGAATTATAAAATAAAAAAGGGAGCGATAAAGCTCCCTTTCTACTATTGCATTATTCTGGATTAGAAAGAATATCCTATACCAAATGTAAATCCGTGGTTTTTAGCGTCAAAGTTTGCATCACTTTTGAACGTATCATTTAAACCTAAATAATATCTCGCTCCAACATTGATATGATCGGTAATATTATAACCGATACCCGCTACAGCTCCAAAATCCACTTTTTCTACATTATCTGAGATATCTGTCTTCACTTCTCTTTGAATATTTTGTCCGTTGATATTCGTATCGTATTTTGCTTTGTTTGAAGCATACACATTAAAACCGATTTGTGGACCAATTTCGAAATTGAAACGAGATCCTCCTGGATAAATTTTTAATACGACAGGAACTTGGATATAATCTAATGTTGTTGTGTTTGAATATGTTGTTGTAATATTTTCCGTATTGACTAATTCATTTTTATATTTGGCACCAATTCGAGAAAAATTAACCTCTGGCTGAATTGCTAACGTTTGATTAATTGGAATGTGATAATATACACCAGCAGACCAACCTAATTTAAAATCATCATCGTTCACATCATCACCTAAAAAAGATGTGACATTTAAATTTGTTTTAAGACCTAATTGAGGCGTTTCTGTTTTTTCTTGAGCATTCACTCCAGCTAAACCAATTAATCCTACTGCTACAAAAAATAACTTTTTCATTTTTATCATTTTAAAATTTAGATTACACACTAAATTTCAACTTGCGTGCCAAAAAAAGTTAAATATTTTTAATCATTTAATAACCAATACATTATTTTATTTAGACAACAACTAAAATGACAATTTTAGAAATTATATGCCATACCAAACCCTAAAGATGCCACTTGATATCCAGAAAATCGTACACCTTTGTAATGTGCATACAGATTCACATGATCATTAAAGCGATAACCAATCTTAGGTGTGATGTAATGACTTCCTATTCCTTTTTTTGTCTCTGCAAAAGCATAACCTAAGTCTGCTCCAACATAAAAATTTTGATAAACATCCAGTTCTGCAGTACCTCCAATCATTAAGTATTGGAAACCTTTTTCTTTTGGAATTTTTGAATCTGAATTTAAAATGGAGAAATCATATCCGATTGTCCCCCCCCACACGTAAGAAACTTTCAATTTTTCCAACATATCCAACCGAAACACCTCCATTAAAAGAAGATTCACTTGCAATAGCTCCTACTGGTATTCCAACATAAACATTGGTTTGAATTGCACCTTTTTTTAAATCTTGTGCAAATAATGTCGTAGCAATCGTACTTACACAAAAGCTTAATAACAAAAATAATAACCTCATAACCTAACTAAACTAACCTCCACAAAATTAAATTCGTTGATTACTTTATATAGGCCATTTATTATAAATAAAAGTATCCTTAAAGATTCTTAAAAAGATATAACGTAAAATTTTAGCGTGGTATAGATTAATAATTATAATGTTATTTATTAATTTTTAACACATCAATAAGAGTTAATAAAAAAAGAGGTTTCTTTCGAAACCTCTTTTAAGTATTTAATAAATAATTATTTATTAGAATTTGTAAGCAAATCCTACAGAAACTGCATTATATTTCCAATCTACAGTATTTGTGTCTTCAGGACCTGCATTGATTCCTTTATATCCAGCATATAAATCCCAAGTTGGTGCTGAGTAACCAATTTTAGGTTGGTAAAATAAACCACCATCGATACCATCTTTAGTAGAGAAAGCATATCCTAAATCAGCTCCTACGAAAATATTATTATTAAATTCGTATTTTGCAGTTGCTGCTAAAGGAATAAATCCTACATCATCAATTTTATAAACTTTATTTCCATTTACTTTTAAATCTTTTCCAATAAAGTGATCGTAACCAACTTTACCTCCTAATTTGAAGTTGTTTGCGATTGGATGTAAATATGCTAAATCAACTCCAATATTGAAAGAAGAAACATCTGAAGTATCACCTACTGGAATACCTACGTGTACAGTACCTTCAACACCTGTTTGAGCATTAACTCCTACTAAACCGATAGCAGCAAAAGCTGCTGCGAAAAATAATTTTTTCATGTCTTTATTATTTTAGTTTTTATTACTTTGTAAAATTTATAATCTAAGTTGCGATTACATTTAACCATATTCCAATTCCCGTGCCAAAATTGACAAAATTGTAAAAAATCATTCGCAATCCCCCTGTTTACAAGAGATTGAAACTTGCATCCTATTGACATAAAACAAGATAAGACACTTAAAAAAGTGTCTTATCTCCTATTGTATTATTATTTTCGTTACTGACCTACGATCGAATAAAGAATATCTTGTTGTTTTTTGGCATATATTGTGTCCACTTCTGCAGCTACTCCAATTAAGTCATTTAAAAAATTCAATTGATTCATTAATCGGATTTCTTCATTCTTATCGACTTGACCATCGGCAATCACTTCATCATATAATGCTTGAAATTGCTTTTTAAACGGTGCAAAATCCTTTTCGAAAATGGCTAAAGCTTTTTGCTTGTCTCCTCTTTCTGAAACGGCAGAAACTTCATTGAATAATGCCATCATTAAATCTTGTTTTGCTGAGGCGATATCACTTGATACAGTTACGCGATATCCTGTAGGTAAACTATCGAAAAATTTAATTTTATCGTTCGCATTTTTACGGACATAATTAAACAATTCTTTCGCTTTTTGATCTTCCCCTGCTTTTAAATATAAACCTGCAATACGGCTTACACCATATCCGATATCATATTGTGTCCAAGCCGGAATATCTTCCATAATCTTATCTAACACTTGAACTGCTTCTTTAGTTCGTCCTGCTTTTAATAAATCATCTGCTAATCGAACAGCAACATTACGGAACGAAGACGAATAAGCACGTTCTGTCACACTGAAAGAGGCCTTTGGATTATTAAAGCCAGAAGATTTAAATGAGTTGAATACACGTGTCAGCTCATTTAAGTTAGAACCTCCAATAACTCCTCCTTTTCCAAATTCATTATAAATTGGAACGAATTTATACGTTAATCCTGTATTATATAAATAATCATTTAAAAAGAACGTATTTGAAGGGTCTGAAATACCTCCTGCACTAAAGTATATTGGTCGATCCCAATTGTAATTCGCTAACATGGATAACATCATTAAATCACTTTTAAATAAACTTGATTTTGTAATATTTATCACAATTTCATCCACCATTTTATCTGCATCCTCTTTTGCTACAATTCCATATTTTAAAGCATTCGCTTTATTAACTGGAATTTTGATTTTGCTTACAGGTAAGAAATTTACTGGTCCTACTTGGTATCCAAAATAATCTCCTAAAGCTTTCTTTTCAACGGATTTATTATCTAAAATAAAATCAATGGCTTCTTTAGCAGTCATCGTATCATTCGTGATATAATGCTCTAAAGGAGCTAAACTTGAATAAACTTGAGCGATTTGGTTCATATCCAATTCAGGATCATTTAAAAATTGAGCCGCTTGCTCTGGTGCCATTTGCATTAATTGTGCTAATGGAATTTTTTCTCCATTTGGACCCGTTTTCGTAAATGAATTTAACTGATTAAAAATATTTTTGATCGATCCAGCTACCATAAAAATATTGTCATTCGTTCCGCTCTGGAAATCGGATGGTTTTAGATTCGTAGGAATTCCTTGTGCATTGTATGTACGACGTAACAATTGTTCTAAATTCCATGGTGATGCCGCTAACGTTAAGTTGGCAATTTTTACATCCTCACGGAAATTTTCAGTTTCTTGTAAACCCCATAATGGATAAGTATCATTATCTCCATAGACAAATAAAATAGCGTTTTTATCCAAAGGATTGATATAGTTATAAGCTAATGAATAAGCTAATGAACGTTCCGAGCGGTCATGATCATCCCAGTTTTGGAATCCCATTAAAACAGGAATACCTAAGGTGATGACAATAATCCCTCCCGTTAATCCAGTCGTTAATTCTTTTTTCGTCACTTTTTGAATCAAGAAGTAAATTCCTTGAACTCCCAAACCACACCAAATGGCAAAAGCAAAGAACGAACTTACTAACGCATAATCACGTTCACGAGGTTCGAAAGGTTTTACCGATGTATAGATGATAATACCAATACTTGTTAAGAAAAATAAGGACAAAATTGCCCACCAATTCGAAAAATTACGATTCAATTGGAAAAATAATCCGATTAATCCTAAGATTAAAGGCAACATAAAATAAACATTTGTTCCATCATTTACATACTCTGATGGTAATAATGATTGATCACCTAAACGTGGATTATCAATAAAAGGAATTCCAGAAATCCAATTTCCTTTCGTGACTTCAAAGTTTCCTTCTAAATCATTTTGACGCCCTGAGAAGTTCCACATAAAATAGCGTAGGAACATATACCCCACTTGGTAATCCAAGAAATAATTGATTTGTTGAAGTAATGTTGGGGGTTGAATGTCTAAAATTTCA from Faecalibacter sp. LW9 encodes:
- a CDS encoding FtsX-like permease family protein codes for the protein MITFFIFSIIGFYILILANILYFDYAKNFTKDSEIWKSNYIVLNKKISTLQTITGGKPTFDAQEIEELKNQSFVTNIGSFQSSLFPVKLQIGGIAGIRGFSTDLFFESVPQEFIDVENDDWNWKPGDRIIPIIIPKSYINLYNFGFASSQGLPQVSENLFTQIPFQLVLGKGEHQQIYQARIVDFTTKINTILVPENFMQWAYQTFAPQQKSEASRIIIETTNDGSINYTNYLEQQNYDLNKDELKNNELTGYLKLTFSLVVFIGGIIVLSTIWLMIINFQLLIEKNKHKIKDLHLIGFSSSQLVKPYFILMAVFIIIGFLISVPLVWQTNQYILEKIGGFVPIEESNVGLILMGSGFVLLFIIGCNMMILQRTIQRIIK
- a CDS encoding porin family protein, which encodes MKKLFFVAVGLIGLAGVNAQEKTETPQLGLKTNLNVTSFLGDDVNDDDFKLGWSAGVYYHIPINQTLAIQPEVNFSRIGAKYKNELVNTENITTTYSNTTTLDYIQVPVVLKIYPGGSRFNFEIGPQIGFNVYASNKAKYDTNINGQNIQREVKTDISDNVEKVDFGAVAGIGYNITDHINVGARYYLGLNDTFKSDANFDAKNHGFTFGIGYSF
- a CDS encoding outer membrane beta-barrel protein, with translation MKKLFFAAAFAAIGLVGVNAQTGVEGTVHVGIPVGDTSDVSSFNIGVDLAYLHPIANNFKLGGKVGYDHFIGKDLKVNGNKVYKIDDVGFIPLAATAKYEFNNNIFVGADLGYAFSTKDGIDGGLFYQPKIGYSAPTWDLYAGYKGINAGPEDTNTVDWKYNAVSVGFAYKF
- a CDS encoding DUF2723 domain-containing protein; translation: MDLNFKKWNNILGWLMFAIAAIVYLMTMERHLSLWDCGEYIVSSAKLGITHAPGAALFQLFGAVWAGLSFGDGSKYSILINSTSALFSAGTIVLLFWTITYFARKMFAKANDMTIGVDDIVLNANQKLITLGSGLVGASIFMFSDTFWFSASEGEVYAMASFFTAVIVWLITKWDPVADTARGNKWLVIIALFIGLSIGVHLMTILAVPMVCYVYYARKYKFSVKSFVLANIITFFILVFTFKVIFPLTITFFGKTEIYVVNNFGMPFHSGSIIASVILIGLLYAVFKTSKKYGSGLVNTIAWCVTFMLVGFSCWLVIPIRANANPHMNLNDPDTALGVLDYFNREQYGSWPVMYGPVYTAHISDDGIKRDANGNYERTITGADYVKDNRTGKYIKVSDRSEYVYNEKYTKIFPKMFNPDPNVMENYAAVYGFPEFSLKAEYFGDEGAQQAFSELMARKESKQLKVADLRKYNEILDIQPPTLLQQINYFLDYQVGYMFLRYFMWNFSGRQNDLEGNFEVTKGNWISGIPFIDNPRLGDQSLLPSEYVNDGTNVYFMLPLILGLIGLFFQLNRNFSNWWAILSLFFLTSIGIIIYTSVKPFEPRERDYALVSSFFAFAIWCGLGVQGIYFLIQKVTKKELTTGLTGGIIVITLGIPVLMGFQNWDDHDRSERSLAYSLAYNYINPLDKNAILFVYGDNDTYPLWGLQETENFREDVKIANLTLAASPWNLEQLLRRTYNAQGIPTNLKPSDFQSGTNDNIFMVAGSIKNIFNQLNSFTKTGPNGEKIPLAQLMQMAPEQAAQFLNDPELDMNQIAQVYSSLAPLEHYITNDTMTAKEAIDFILDNKSVEKKALGDYFGYQVGPVNFLPVSKIKIPVNKANALKYGIVAKEDADKMVDEIVINITKSSLFKSDLMMLSMLANYNWDRPIYFSAGGISDPSNTFFLNDYLYNTGLTYKFVPIYNEFGKGGVIGGSNLNELTRVFNSFKSSGFNNPKASFSVTERAYSSSFRNVAVRLADDLLKAGRTKEAVQVLDKIMEDIPAWTQYDIGYGVSRIAGLYLKAGEDQKAKELFNYVRKNANDKIKFFDSLPTGYRVTVSSDIASAKQDLMMALFNEVSAVSERGDKQKALAIFEKDFAPFKKQFQALYDEVIADGQVDKNEEIRLMNQLNFLNDLIGVAAEVDTIYAKKQQDILYSIVGQ